A window of the Lolium perenne isolate Kyuss_39 chromosome 7, Kyuss_2.0, whole genome shotgun sequence genome harbors these coding sequences:
- the LOC127318543 gene encoding transcription factor MYB77-like, with protein MSAAAGSGGGGGEEGRAECFKKTPWTQEEDEALRRGVREHGAKNWDAIARALPGRASKSCRLRWCQHLAPELDSRPFTAEEDAEIIQKQLEFGNKWATIARHLRGRSDNAVKNRWNSTLRKQQPGLGAHDQEDVAAADGHGQAAPDLPACLELFPLKAGVMEEEAAAAEDDVATGLTLGLPGLREADAVAVDLTLSL; from the coding sequence ATGTCGGCCGCGgcggggagcggcggcggcggcggcgaggagggcaGGGCGGAGTGCTTCAAGAAGACGCCATGGAcgcaggaggaggacgaggctctGCGTCGCGGGGTGCGCGAGCACGGGGCCAAGAACTGGGACGCCATCGCGCGCGCGCTGCCAGGGCGCGCCTCCAAGTCGTGCCGGCTGCGGTGGTGCCAGCACCTGGCGCCGGAGCTGGACAGCCGCCCTTTCACGGCCGAGGAGGACGCGGAGATCATCCAGAAGCAGCTCGAGTTCGGGAACAAGTGGGCCACCATTGCCCGCCACCTCAGGGGACGCTCCGACAACGCCGTCAAGAATCGCTGGAACTCAACCCTGCGCAAGCAGCAGCCGGGCCTTGGCGCACACGACCAggaggacgtcgccgccgccgatggccatggccaggccgcgccggaccTCCCGGCGTGCCTCGAGCTGTTCCCTTTGAAGGCCGGGGTCATGGAGGAGGAGGCTGCGGCGGCGGAAGATGACGTGGCCACTGGCCTGACGCTGGGATTGCCGGGGCTGCGCGAGGCGGATGCCGTGGCCGTCGACTTGACTCTGAGCCTTTGA